Genomic DNA from Catellatospora sp. TT07R-123:
CCGGGTCGTCGGAGGTGAACCGGCCGGTGGCCGGGTCGTAGAGCCGCGCGCCCAGGTGGACGAGCCCGGCGGGTTCGGCGGTGCCGCCGACGAATCCGTGCGGGTTCGGCCAGTTCGGCGCCGTCCCGCGCGGGTTGCCGAACGGGTCCTGCCGGCGGATGGTGACGGCCTGGGTGGTCTGGTTCACCGCCAGCTGCGTGGTGCCCTGGTGGTCGCCGGCGAGCCAGGACAGGCCGCCCGAGGTGCTGCGGGATCCGACGGTGTGGCCGCCGGCCGTGTAGTAGCGGACGGCGCCGGTGGTGGCGGTGCCGGCGGCGTTCGCCGTCACCTCGGTGCCGCCGAGATAGAGCGTCCGGTCGGTCGGGGCGTCGCGCAGGATCTCGTTGCCGGACGCGTCGTACAGGTAGGTGGTGGTCTGGTCGCCGCCGACGGCGTGGACCGTGACGGTCTGCGTCCGGCCCTGGTAGGTGAGGGTGAAGTCGCTGGCCAGTCCGGCGACGGTCGAGGTGAGCTGCTGGCCGACGGTGCCGTAGGTGTAGCTGTTGGCGGTCGTGCCGCCCGGTCCGGTGGTGGAGACGCCGGTGAGGGTGTGCGGCTTCGTGCCGCCCGCCGCCGGGTAGGTGTAGGTGCTGGTGGTGTCGGCGGCCCCGGCGAGGCCGTGGCTGACGAGGGTCTTGCGGTTTCCGGTGGCGTCGTAGGTGTAGGTCTGCCAGTACGCGGCGGGACCGCCCACGGTGGACGTCGACGGTGTGGCCGCGCACCCGCCCAGGGCGGGTGTCGTGGTGAACGCCACGGTCAGCCGCTGCTGGTGGTCGTAGGTGTGGCACTGCGAGTCGGTGGTGGCGCCGGCGTGCCTGCCGTCCACGGAGGCGAGGGTGCCCGCCGGGGTCCAGTTGTACTGCTGGGTCAGCTGTTCGTCGTAGGTGCCGGGGGTGGTGCTGTGCTCGGTGCCCACCGAGATCAGCTTGGGGCGGTGGGTGTCGGCCCAGGCGTCCGTGGTGACCTGGACGCGTTTGGTGCCGGTGCCGAGGGTCTGCTGGTAGACCTCGCCCCACCACTGGTAGCCGGTGCCCGACACGTAGGTGTCCAGTCCGGCCGTGGTGAGGAGGTACCCGTTGGCGTCGTAGACGTTGTTCACCGTCTCGGCGGCGAGGCCGCCCGCCGCGGGGTAGGTGACCGACGCCGTGGACCCGTCCACGTTGTACGTCGTCGTCGACGTCCAGGCACCGGCGAGGGCGGTGCCCTCCGCCGCCGGGACGGTGACCGTGGACCCCAGCGGCCGGTACGCGTCGTCGTAGCCGGTCACCGAGGTGGTGTAGGCGGTGGTGCCCCGGTATTCGGTGCTGGTGGTGGGCTGGCCCTTGGCGAGGGTGTCGTAGGTCCAGTGGTCGAGGTGGGTGCCGGTGAGGGTGGTGAGGTAGGTGTCGACCGGGCGGCCGAGGGCGTCGTAGGCGAACGCCGTGGTGACCGGGCGCGCGTCGGTGGAGGTGAGGACCTGCCCGGCGTCGTCGTAGGTCGCGGTGGAGGCGCCGGAGTCCGGGTCGGTGGCCGCGACGACGCGGCCACGGGGGTCGAAGGTGCTGGTCCAGGAGTTGCCGACCGAGTCGGTGGTGGTGGTCAGCCGGCCGAGCCGGTCGTAGAGGTAGGCCGTGGCCTGGTAGGGCCCGGTGGTGCTGGTGGTGAGGTACTGGCGCAGTTCGGTGGCGTTGCCGGCGGTGTCGTACACCTTCGTCGACGGCATGGCCCCCGTCGGCGGGACGACCGTGATCCGGTCGCCGGCGTACGCGGTGGTGGTGGTCCATTTCTGCACGTCGGCGCTGTAGAACGCGTCCACCGTCGGGCGTTCGAGGTTGTCGTAGGTGAAGCGGTCCTGTGTGGGCACGGCCGCGTCGGCGAAGGTCGCGAGGACCCCGGACGGGCCGGTGGCGGTGTTGTAGAAGGTGCTGGTCTTCGCGGTCAGGCCACGGCCGTCGTAGGCGGTGTCGGTGATGACCCGTCCGCCGTTGGCGACCGGGGTCGGCGTCTGGGTCTGGCGCGGTCGCAGCCGGCCGTCGTAGATGGTGTAGGAGGAGATCTGCGTCCCGGTCGGGCCGAGGGTCTGGGTCTGGACCCAGCTCGGCGCGGTGCTGGAGACGACATAGGTGTACTGCTGGTCCGGGGTCAGGGTGGACGACCGGTTGTTCTGCCACACCTTCGAGGTCCGGCCCAGGGCGTCGTAGGCGATCGTGGTCGTCTTGCCGTTGGCGTCGACGACGGAGGTGACCGATCCGTGTCCGGGTTCGATGGCCGACACGCTGGTCCAGCCCAGTGGGTTGGTCACCGTCATGGTCGTCATCTGTCCGGCGGCGTTGAGGGCGTACGCGGTGTGGGTGTTGCGGTTGACGGCGTCCCAGTCGTCGACGGTGCGGCCGTTGGCGTCGTAGCCGGTCTTGGCGGACTGGGCCCAGGTCAGGGTCTGGCCGCTGACCGTGGCCAGGGCCTTGGCCAGGGTCGGCAGGCCCTTGGTCGGGGCGGTGGTGAGGCTGGTGGCGCCGTCGTAGTAGACCTGCCGGCCGGTGAGGGCGGTGGCGGGCGGCGCGGCGTAGGTGAACGCGGCGGTCGTGGTGGTGCCGGTGTCGGTGTACTGGGTGAGGGTGCCGCTGGGGTCGCGGCCGATGATGTCGGCCTTGCCGTCGGCGGTGAGGTCCCCGGCGGCCAGCGCCGTGGGGGTGCTGAAGGCACCGGAGACGACCCAGTACTTGGTGGTGGACCACATTCCGGCGCCGTTGGTGCCCATGTTGGTGAACTGGATCAGGTTGCCGGCGCTGTTGCGTGCCAGCAGGTCGGCCTTGCTGTCGCCGGTGACCTCGGCGAGGCCGATCCAGCTGTAGGTCGACCAGGCGCCGCTGCCGGTCTGGGTCTTGTTGGTCCACGACACGGGGGTGGCGCCGTTGTTGAGGTAGAAGAACAGGTCGTCGCCGGAGCGGGCCTGCAGGTCGGCCTTGCCGTCGCCGGTGAGGTCGGCGAAGGCGAGATCCGGGTACCCGGTCGGGGTGTAGCCGGTGCCGGCTGCCGTCCGGGCGCCGAAGGTGCTGCTGCCCTGGTTGACGTATTCGAACAGGTTGCCGTTGCTGTCGCGGGTGATGATGTCGGCCTTGCCGTCCCCGGTGAGGTCGGCGAAGTACATGTTCGGGTACGCCCACGGCCAGTAGGTCGACGCGACGACGACCGGGGCGCTGAACGAGGCGATGCCGGTGCCCGTGGTGCGGGCGCCCATCCAGATCCGGCCGTCCGGGGTGCGGTAGACGAGGTCCTTCTTCCCGTCGCCGGTGATGTCGGCCAGCGCGACGCTGTCGTAGCTGTTGGCGCCGATGCCCAGGGTGGTCGCGGCCGTCACCGCGCAGTCGGTCTGCACGACCTGGGAAACGGTGCCGACGATGCCGGCTGCGGGGTTGCGGTTGTAGTCGGTGTGGGTGCAGGTGTCGTCGGCGGTGGTGGCGACGTCGCCGAGGCTGGTCTGGTCGGTGGCCAGATCGTAGGCGTCGTAGCTGGTGTCGTTCTCGATCCACCGCCACGTGGAGGTCTGCGGGAGCCAGGTGCGGGTCCGGTCGGCGACGTCCTTGACGATGTAGGCGCGTACGTCGGCGCCGGTGGGTTCGGGCTTGGCGCGGGTCGCGGTCAGCGTCGAGGCGTAGGTGTGGATGGTCGAGGACAGGACCTGGGCGCCGTCGGCGTGGGTCTGCTCCAGCAGCATGCCCTGCATGCGTTCGGCGTCGGCGTACTTGACGCCCTGAGAGTCGGTGACCTGGACCTGGCGGGCGTTCCAGACGGGGACGCCGCCGCCGTTGAGGTAGGCGTCCTTGTCCATGCCCCGGAAGTACCGGGAGGTGGTGACGGTCTGCGGGCCGCCGGTGGCGCCGTGGGTGACGGTGACGGTGTTGTAGCCGTTGAACTGCGACCAGGTCCGCGTCGCCACCGGCGACATCTCGTCGGTGGTGATGTGCCAGAGCACGTCGTCGGTGGACCCGGCGGTGGAGTACGTGTAGTCCCACTGCTCGTCGGGTGAGCCGCCGGTGAGGTCCATCTGGGTGACCCGGCTGACCCACCGCTTCTGGAACCAGCCGGAACTGGTGGCGCCGGAGTCGAGGGTGATGGTCTGCGGGAAACACGGCTTGGTGTTCTGGGACGGGTCGCTCGGGATGTCCGCGCTGACGCACGGGGTACCCCAGTAGTTGATGAACGTCTCCCCGCCGGCGCCGTTGTAGAGGGCCTTGACCCGCCAGCGGCGCATCTCCGGTCTGCCGTTGGCGGCGTCGAAGTCGACCCGGTTGGTGAACCGTACGCCGTCGGTGGTCACGGTGGGGTCGGCCAGGAAGGTCACCCCGTCGGGGGCGTACCCGTTGTGGCCGATCGAGTCCAGCCACAGCTGCGGGGAGGTGCCGTCGCCGTTGTCGGGGAAGTGGTACGTCATGTTGTAGGTGTCGGCGTGGCGCCAGGCGGTGCCGGACCAGACGTCAGACCAGATGTTCTTCACCTGGTAGCGGGTCCAGAACGTCGGCGTCAGGTTGTTCGGGCACGACGAACTCGACCCGCAGTACAGGTCGAACGGGGTGTCAGGGTAGTCGGTGGTGTCGGCGTGGCACTGGTCGGGGTCGTCGATGCACCGCTGGCCCAGGTTGAAGTGCACCCGGGCCGGTGCCTGCGTAGTCGCCTCGGTACCGGCACGCTGGCCGTACTCGATGTCGGTGAGAGTGTCGGTGACGACGTACAGCTGCACGTTGGTGTTGTTGTTAGCCCCGACGTAGCTGGTGTAGGGGCTGTAGAAGTAGCTCATCGAGTTGCCGGAGGTGTCCACGACGTAGTCGAGGTTCCACCGGTATCCGCGCTGGCACCAGGACGCGGCGAAGGTCGACTGGTGGCACTGCTCGCCGGTGTTGTTGCCGTAGACCGGCATCCACTGGGCGCTCCTGGTGGGCCGGGTGTCGCCGGCGTAACGGTAGTTGGCGCCGAAGAAGTACTGCGTGCCGTCCTGGGTGGTGACCTTCCAGTAGGCCTTGTCGTGGGTGCCGTTGTCGCCCCGGTTACCCGTCGCGCCGGTCAGGTGCTCGATCTTGAGACCGGTGTCGGCGGAGGCGTGCCAGGTGGTGCCGTCCCAGACCAGGTCCACCGACCGGCCGCCGAACAGCATCGTCGCGTTGTATGGCGAGAAGTCGCACATGTCGCCGGTGGTGCCGCCGTCGCGGGCGCACGAGCGGAACGACTCCTCGACGAAGCCCGACTGCAGGTCCCAGCCCGATCCCAGCCAGGACGTCTGCGCGTTCTGGGAGAGGGTCTGCGCGTCGACGACGCCGGAGTCGTAGGTGATCGCCAGGTCCGGCTGCGGGCCGCCCAGGCCGGTGGGCACCCTGATCGGATAGCGGGTGGTGAACGATCCGCCCTGGGTCCCCGCCGACCAGGAGTACGCCTCGGAGAGGTCCGTGGCGTTGTAGACGCCCGACCCCGACACGGGACCGGACATCAGCGCCAGCACCGTCGCGCCGCCGGGCGCCGACGTCGCGGAGCGCTGGGCCGTGGCGGTCGCCGACACGGTCAGCGTCGCCGACACCGACGAGCCGTCGTTGCGCGACGGCACCGGGGTCGGGGTCTGGCAGGCCGCCACCGCGGGGGTCGTCAGCGCGCAGTCCGGTAGCGACACCAGCCGCAGCCGGCTGCCGAAGTCGGCGCCGTAGGCGTTGGCGAACGCGCGGTAGTCGAACGCCGCGGAGACGGGGGCGGCCCCGGTGCGGCCGTCGGCGCGGGCCACCGTGAACAGCGCCCCCCGTACCCCGGCCGCCGCCGTCTGCGACGGCGTCATGACGGTCACCGCGAGCTTCGACACCGGGGCGGCCTTCGCCGTCGCGGTCGCGGCTGCCGCGACCGCGGGTGCTGCCACCGTGACGGTCAGACCGCCCACGCTGGCCGCCCGGCCGTCCGCGGCCACCGTGCCGGTGCCGCCGGCCGGGAGCGTCCGCCGGCCGATGGTGGTCACCTTGGCGAGGTCGACGGCGTTCGCCGGGGGCGCCTTCGCCGTGACCGTCCCCACCGGCACCGAGGTCCGCGACGGGGCGCTCGGCGACCACGGCGCGACGGCAGCCGCCGAGGCCGCCTCCGGCAGGCCCGGCGACAGCACGGCGAGTACCGCCACCGCCAGGGCGACCGCCCCGGCGTGCCTTCGTGCTCTGTGACGCATGCGTTCTCCTTGACGATGATGCGGGGTCCGTCGCCGCCGAATGGGACCGCGGTTTGCCGGCGGCGAGGTGATCTAGACGGGCGCTAGTGTCGGCTCCGGCGGTTGCCTTATCGTTGCGTCGCAGGTCGCACGCGGGATCTGGCCGCCAGCGGGCACAGGTTGGGGGCGACATGGAGATCAGGTTGCTCGGCTCGGTGGGTGTCTGGGCCGACGGCGCCGAGGTCGAGATCGGACCGTCGAAGCGCCGTGCCGTGCTGGCCCTGCTCGCGACACGCCTCGGATCGATCACCACCACTGACCAGATCGTCGATTTCGTCTGGGACGCCGATCCGCCGCCGAAGGCACGCCGGGTGGTGATCGTGCACATCTCCCGGCTGCGCGCCGTCCTCGCCGAGGGGGGTATCGACCTGCGGGCCGCGCCCGGCGGATACCTCCTCAGCGCCCCCGCCCACAGCGTGGACGCGTTGCGGTTCCGGGCGGCGGTCGCCGCCGCCGCCCTGGTCGCCGCGCCGGAGCAGCGGTCCGCCGCGCTGCGCGACGCGCTCGCGCTGTGGCGCGGTGACGCCCTGGCGGGTATCGGCGACAGCCCGGCGCGGCATCCGATCGCCGCGGGTCTGGAGCAGCTGCGACTGGCGGCGGTGGAGCGGCGCATCACCGCCGATCTCGACGCCGGCCGGCACCGGGAGCTGCGCGCCGAACTCGCCGAACTGGTCGCCCTGCACCCGGGACATGAGGGGTTCTCGACATCGCTCATGCTCGCCGCCTGGCGGTCCGGTGAGCGCA
This window encodes:
- a CDS encoding FG-GAP-like repeat-containing protein — its product is MRHRARRHAGAVALAVAVLAVLSPGLPEAASAAAVAPWSPSAPSRTSVPVGTVTAKAPPANAVDLAKVTTIGRRTLPAGGTGTVAADGRAASVGGLTVTVAAPAVAAAATATAKAAPVSKLAVTVMTPSQTAAAGVRGALFTVARADGRTGAAPVSAAFDYRAFANAYGADFGSRLRLVSLPDCALTTPAVAACQTPTPVPSRNDGSSVSATLTVSATATAQRSATSAPGGATVLALMSGPVSGSGVYNATDLSEAYSWSAGTQGGSFTTRYPIRVPTGLGGPQPDLAITYDSGVVDAQTLSQNAQTSWLGSGWDLQSGFVEESFRSCARDGGTTGDMCDFSPYNATMLFGGRSVDLVWDGTTWHASADTGLKIEHLTGATGNRGDNGTHDKAYWKVTTQDGTQYFFGANYRYAGDTRPTRSAQWMPVYGNNTGEQCHQSTFAASWCQRGYRWNLDYVVDTSGNSMSYFYSPYTSYVGANNNTNVQLYVVTDTLTDIEYGQRAGTEATTQAPARVHFNLGQRCIDDPDQCHADTTDYPDTPFDLYCGSSSSCPNNLTPTFWTRYQVKNIWSDVWSGTAWRHADTYNMTYHFPDNGDGTSPQLWLDSIGHNGYAPDGVTFLADPTVTTDGVRFTNRVDFDAANGRPEMRRWRVKALYNGAGGETFINYWGTPCVSADIPSDPSQNTKPCFPQTITLDSGATSSGWFQKRWVSRVTQMDLTGGSPDEQWDYTYSTAGSTDDVLWHITTDEMSPVATRTWSQFNGYNTVTVTHGATGGPQTVTTSRYFRGMDKDAYLNGGGVPVWNARQVQVTDSQGVKYADAERMQGMLLEQTHADGAQVLSSTIHTYASTLTATRAKPEPTGADVRAYIVKDVADRTRTWLPQTSTWRWIENDTSYDAYDLATDQTSLGDVATTADDTCTHTDYNRNPAAGIVGTVSQVVQTDCAVTAATTLGIGANSYDSVALADITGDGKKDLVYRTPDGRIWMGARTTGTGIASFSAPVVVASTYWPWAYPNMYFADLTGDGKADIITRDSNGNLFEYVNQGSSTFGARTAAGTGYTPTGYPDLAFADLTGDGKADLQARSGDDLFFYLNNGATPVSWTNKTQTGSGAWSTYSWIGLAEVTGDSKADLLARNSAGNLIQFTNMGTNGAGMWSTTKYWVVSGAFSTPTALAAGDLTADGKADIIGRDPSGTLTQYTDTGTTTTAAFTYAAPPATALTGRQVYYDGATSLTTAPTKGLPTLAKALATVSGQTLTWAQSAKTGYDANGRTVDDWDAVNRNTHTAYALNAAGQMTTMTVTNPLGWTSVSAIEPGHGSVTSVVDANGKTTTIAYDALGRTSKVWQNNRSSTLTPDQQYTYVVSSTAPSWVQTQTLGPTGTQISSYTIYDGRLRPRQTQTPTPVANGGRVITDTAYDGRGLTAKTSTFYNTATGPSGVLATFADAAVPTQDRFTYDNLERPTVDAFYSADVQKWTTTTAYAGDRITVVPPTGAMPSTKVYDTAGNATELRQYLTTSTTGPYQATAYLYDRLGRLTTTTDSVGNSWTSTFDPRGRVVAATDPDSGASTATYDDAGQVLTSTDARPVTTAFAYDALGRPVDTYLTTLTGTHLDHWTYDTLAKGQPTTSTEYRGTTAYTTSVTGYDDAYRPLGSTVTVPAAEGTALAGAWTSTTTYNVDGSTASVTYPAAGGLAAETVNNVYDANGYLLTTAGLDTYVSGTGYQWWGEVYQQTLGTGTKRVQVTTDAWADTHRPKLISVGTEHSTTPGTYDEQLTQQYNWTPAGTLASVDGRHAGATTDSQCHTYDHQQRLTVAFTTTPALGGCAATPSTSTVGGPAAYWQTYTYDATGNRKTLVSHGLAGAADTTSTYTYPAAGGTKPHTLTGVSTTGPGGTTANSYTYGTVGQQLTSTVAGLASDFTLTYQGRTQTVTVHAVGGDQTTTYLYDASGNEILRDAPTDRTLYLGGTEVTANAAGTATTGAVRYYTAGGHTVGSRSTSGGLSWLAGDHQGTTQLAVNQTTQAVTIRRQDPFGNPRGTAPNWPNPHGFVGGTAEPAGLVHLGARLYDPATGRFTSDDPVTDVTDPQSLNGYAYADNSPLTLSDPTGRNACSRNPEECKAAPAPPPPPTSGQLCRRHRTKSCGPVVVPPTGVDNSVDCSSLKLYGVCVPKGPYLRDANIANGADQYALGLVEAQHGTCTYEFSTQIVCFNVSGIQVGDHPQTIGDVLLIPYGRSRFDRDQQDDKNDKNALLNCRGKDCFTPKEVDVYAKDLLAHEANHSSQWTLYHSVNGFMTQYVLWELASHHYANCDFASPGACNPFEISANPWQGGYWDLPTKVNGVITWAPGSMSTDDADTIVYNWMMSFGS